The Acinetobacter wuhouensis genome includes the window TGCATCTTGAATCTGATCAAACTTAAAGGTTTTATAAATCATCGGTAAACATTCACCTTTAGCCCACAGTGGCACAACATGTTCCATTAAGCCTTGGGCAATTTCAGCTTTTTCAGCCGTATTTCGCGCGCGCATGGTCGACCCCGTAATGGTCAAACGCTTCATCATAATCTGACCTAACTTCACCTCTTTGGCTTTTGCACCACCAAGGAAAGCAATATAAACCAAACGACCATCACGACGTAATAAGTTCAAGTTTTGATCTAAATATGGTGCTCCTACCATATCTAGGACAATATCAACACCTGTATTGTCCGTCTTTTCATTGATCACTTGCTCAAAATCTTGAGTTTTATAATTAATTGCAGTGGTTAAATGACCTATCGCTGCAACTTTTTCATCTGAACCGACCGTAGCAAATGATTTTAAACCTAATGATTGACACAACATTAAAGTCGTTGTTCCAATTCCACTTGCACCACCATGCACAAGCACCGTTTCACCTGCTTTGGCATGTGCCATTTGGAACACATTTGCCCATACTGTGAAGAATGTTTCAGGAATCGCAGCCGCCTGA containing:
- a CDS encoding NAD(P)H-quinone oxidoreductase, with translation MATTMQQVIITEPGGVDKLAYESVEIPQPKSDEVLVKVHAFGINRPDILQRQGLYPMPKGVTPVPGLEVAGEVVAVGVDVTLFKVGDKVCGLTNGGGYAEYCVVPESQTIHVPTGVSYIQAAAIPETFFTVWANVFQMAHAKAGETVLVHGGASGIGTTTLMLCQSLGLKSFATVGSDEKVAAIGHLTTAINYKTQDFEQVINEKTDNTGVDIVLDMVGAPYLDQNLNLLRRDGRLVYIAFLGGAKAKEVKLGQIMMKRLTITGSTMRARNTAEKAEIAQGLMEHVVPLWAKGECLPMIYKTFKFDQIQDAHACLDTGEHIGKVVVEVI